The Episyrphus balteatus chromosome 4, idEpiBalt1.1, whole genome shotgun sequence genome includes a window with the following:
- the LOC129919804 gene encoding dynactin subunit 1, protein MSEKTIKVNARVEIAGKGVRGKVAYVGVTGFAGGKWVGVILDEPKGKNNGSVKGHSYFHCIDKYGTFVRPTQLILLDESTEDLTDGTPTTPQPTTTRSRLSTSRTSLSSSRQSLTGSRTQLSTSLTERNFTAGRKSLMTPPTTTATATSSTASSSESHPSSKRASFVETGFLEILKPQFTPSQPIRSPSFTAPPPTMSAQAAAEEKATNAEQQQIIEGLKSQVDDLTEKLETLKQRRSEDKERLREFDKMKIQFEQMQEFRSKIMNAQAQLQRDLQRAKQEAKDAIEAKERHAQEMADLSDNVEMITLDKEMAEEKADTLQLELDSTKEKIEELTLDLELLRAEVQNKAESEHGNRPSGDGTVSAYEIKQLEQQNHRLKETLVRLRDLSAHDKHDIQKLAKELEMKKSEVTELERTKEKLSVKLDELEATVADLQEQVDAALGAEEMVEQLAEKKMELEDKVKLLEEEVSQLEALEEIHEQLVESNHDLEMDLREELDMANAAKKEILRERDAAIETIYDRDQTLIKFRELVQKLNENIIELREKNSETSAAMKTSMPDVGGKKDALVNDSIDYKQMFAESKAYTRAIDVQLRQIELTQANERVQMLTAFMPDSFMNRGGDHDSILVILLVARIVFKCGIVVSQTRERFPAVDNITKDAVIQGHSVHQFAFKSRLLHYIHNLQCALHQILYGLNCCQPDTLLRAGGSLPEMIAQEKTVDSIIELLKQNQLDENSFTENIEKCVSFFNAMNSVLLAGEDLLNETQMIRDCVASLGSACDSILTDASMIRAIIRETTDTSDTILLMQYVIENADSVKQNIKLIKRRLPQDLHVVKCNISPHKIETMRTITGSLSKIMSALHIASKQAVQTINSSIESDNAAETTIEHSKFWEILSSACERVYEQDDRGPSQNFKAVLAPANTDLAQLAQYLLDNEYEIMSRANARAAEKQVSPILLRAQFIKKQLEQKNVLAATLENREADIKQLKLAAKMKQSELSEMQIRKDIAEKKLSVLQHDHEVTIEKLKRQYEETYDLLKKKEKEFEDTMDHLQSDIEALESEKSTLREKLKLNTGSTSKRSDTTTPASSTTVSTTVTAGSPILAEEVNLLKSVLIGERNERLRLQADSIKQKLKKFDPIHVPRAKDKRIIELENQLAKMKHEWALSYLRTSPSTKASSIEMYRKQKIAIEKEVRVLASEVLDEYFHRNPHRAAPSDFSQFPTVEVKKVFQM, encoded by the coding sequence ATGTCTGAAAAGACCATTAAAGTAAATGCCCGAGTCGAGATCGCCGGAAAAGGTGTCCGAGGCAAGGTTGCTTATGTTGGCGTCACCGGATTCGCCGGTGGCAAATGGGTCGGAGTCATACTCGATGAACCAAAAGGTAAGAACAATGGCAGTGTAAAAGGTCATTCCTATTTCCACTGCATCGACAAGTACGGCACATTTGTCCGTCCCACTCAGTTGATTCTGCTCGACGAGTCTACCGAAGATCTCACAGACGGTACACCGACCACACCTCAACCCACAACCACTCGATCTCGATTGAGCACTTCTCGTACTTCTCTTTCTTCAAGTAGACAAAGTCTAACCGGTTCCCGGACACAACTCTCAACTTCTTTGACTGAACGCAACTTTACCGCAGGCAGAAAAAGCCTAATGACACCGCCGACAACAACTGCAACGGCAACTTCTTCCACAGCTTCTTCATCTGAATCTCATCCATCTTCGAAGCGAGCTTCTTTTGTCGAAACTGGgtttttagagattttaaaGCCACAATTTACTCCCAGTCAGCCAATTCGGTCCCCCTCGTTTACTGCTCCTCCTCCAACTATGAGTGCTCAAGCTGCTGCTGAAGAAAAAGCAACTAATGctgaacaacaacaaataatcgAGGGGCTTAAAAGTCAAGTTGATGATTTGACTGAAAAACTAGAAACACTCAAGCAGCGTCGCTCTGAGGACAAGGAACGTCTGCGAGAGTTCgacaaaatgaaaattcaattcgAACAGATGCAAGAGTTTAGGTCGAAAATAATGAATGCCCAAGCTCAGCTTCAAAGAGACTTGCAAAGAGCAAAGCAAGAAGCTAAAGATGCAATCGAGGCTAAGGAACGTCATGCTCAAGAAATGGCCGATTTGTCAGATAACGTTGAAATGATAACTCTTGACAAGGAAATGGCAGAGGAAAAGGCCGACACTCTTCAGCTGGAACTAGATTCCACTAAAGAAAAGATTGAAGAGTTGACTCTTGATTTGGAGCTTTTGCGGGCAGAAGTCCAGAACAAGGCTGAATCAGAACATGGCAACAGGCCTAGTGGCGATGGCACTGTTAGTGCTTATGAAATTAAGCAACTCGAGCAACAAAATCATCGCTTGAAGGAAACACTTGTCCGTCTTCGTGACTTAAGTGCACACGATAAACacgatattcaaaaattagccaAGGAACTTGAAATGAAAAAGTCTGAAGTAACTGAATTGGAACGTACAAAGGAAAAACTGTCTGTAAAGTTGGATGAACTGGAAGCAACTGTTGCTGATTTGCAGGAACAAGTGGATGCTGCTTTGGGTGCTGAAGAAATGGTTGAACAATTGGCggagaaaaaaatggaattagaAGACAAAGTAAAGTTACTCGAGGAAGAAGTTTCCCAATTGGAAGCTCTTGAAGAAATACACGAGCAGTTGGTGGAAAGTAATCATGACTTGGAAATGGATTTGCGCGAAGAACTCGACATGGCAAATGCTGCCAAGAAAGAGATTCTCCGTGAACGGGATGCTGCCATTGAAACAATATACGATCGCGATCAGACTTTGATAAAGTTCCGTGaattggtacaaaaattaaatgaaaatattatcgAACTACGTGAAAAGAACTCGGAAACATCTGCTGCAATGAAAACATCAATGCCGGATGTAGGAGGAAAGAAAGACGCACTTGTAAATGATTCCATTGACTATAAACAGATGTTTGCCGAATCGAAGGCCTACACTAGAGCAATTGATGTTCAACTAAGACAAATCGAATTGACTCAGGCTAATGAAAGAGTTCAAATGCTAACGGCTTTCATGCCAGATTCATTCATGAATCGTGGTGGAGACCACGATTCGATATTGGTTATTTTACTTGTCGCTCGAATTGTATTCAAATGTGGCATTGTTGTTAGCCAGACGCGGGAAAGATTCCCAGCCGTTGACAATATTACCAAGGACGCTGTCATTCAGGGTCATAGTGTGCATCAATTTGCTTTCAAGTCTAGATTATTGCACTACATTCATAACCTGCAGTGTGCTTTGCATCAAATTCTATATGGATTGAACTGTTGTCAGCCTGATACTCTGCTCAGAGCAGGTGGATCGCTTCCTGAAATGATTGCACAGGAAAAAACAGTCGATTCGATTATAGAACTGCTGAAGCAAAATCAACTCGATGAGAATTCATTCAcggaaaacattgaaaaatgtgtTTCCTTCTTCAATGCTATGAATTCTGTTCTTTTAGCTGGAGAGGATCTTCTCAATGAAACACAAATGATTAGAGATTGTGTTGCTTCGCTGGGATCTGCCTGTGATTCTATACTCACAGATGCTTCTATGATTCGCGCAATTATTCGAGAAACAACCGATACCAGCGACACAATACTCCTGATGCAATATGTCATAGAAAATGCCGACAGCgtgaaacaaaatataaaattgattaaaCGTCGCCTGCCTCAAGATCTCCATGTGGTTAAATGCAATATATCGCCACATAAAATCGAAACTATGCGCACAATTACAGGTTCATTGAGTAAAATAATGTCTGCTCTGCACATCGCTTCCAAACAGGCTGTGCAAACAATAAATTCATCAATTGAAAGCGATAACGCAGCAGAGACAACTATTGAACACTCCAAGTTCTGGGAAATTCTCTCATCGGCTTGCGAACGTGTATACGAACAAGACGATAGAGGACCATCGCAGAACTTTAAGGCTGTTCTGGCTCCTGCCAACACCGATCTAGCTCAGCTCGCTCAATATCTGCTGGATAACGAGTATGAGATAATGTCTAGAGCCAATGCGAGGGCCGCTGAGAAGCAGGTTTCTCCGATTTTATTGCGTGCTCAGTTCATAAAGAAGCAATTGGAACAGAAGAATGTTCTGGCTGCTACACTGGAAAATCGCGAGGCTGATATAAAGCAATTAAAGTTAGCTGCCAAGATGAAACAGAGTGAACTCTCCGAGATGCAAATACGCAAAGATATCGCAGAGAAAAAGCTGTCGGTGCTACAGCATGATCATGAGGTgacaattgaaaaattgaagcGACAATATGAGGAGACTTACGATCTTCTTAAAAAGAAGGAGAAGGAGTTTGAAGATACAATGGATCATTTGCAGAGTGACATTGAAGCTTTGGAGAGTGAGAAGTCGACGTTAcgtgaaaaactaaaacttaacaCAGGTAGCACTTCAAAGAGAAGTGACACAACAACTCCTGCTTCGTCAACAACTGTGAGCACTACTGTAACTGCGGGCTCGCCAATACTGGCGGAAGAGGTTAACCTCCTGAAGAGTGTGCTTATAGGAGAACGTAACGAACGATTGCGCTTGCAAGCTGATTCGATCaaacaaaagttaaagaaaTTCGATCCCATTCACGTGCCTCGAGCCAAGGATAAACGTATTATTGAGCTAGAAAATCAGTTGGCAAAAATGAAGCACGAATGGGCATTGTCATATTTGAGAACATCGCCCTCGACTAAAGCTTCAAGTATTGAAATGTATAGAAAACAGAAAATAGCAATTGAAAAAGAAGTCAGAGTACTGGCATCTGAGGTGCTTGATGAATATTTTCATAGAAATCCCCATCGGGCAGCGCCCTCAGACTTTTCTCAATTCCCAACAGTCGAAgttaaaaaagtatttcaaatgtaa
- the LOC129919805 gene encoding membrane-associated protein Hem gives MARPIYPNQQKIAEKLIILNDRGTGILTRIYNIKKACGDTKSKPGFLSEKSLESSIKFIVKRFPNIDVKGLGAIVNIKAEIIKSLSLYYHTFVDLLDFKDNVCELLTTMDACQIHLDITLNFELTKNYLDLVVTYVSLMIVLSRVEDRKAVLGLYNAAHELQHNQSDPGFPRLGQMILDYEVPLKKLSEEFIPHQRLLTNAIRSLTIIYPLRNSTADKWREMQKLSLVGNPAILLKAVRTDTMSCEYISLETMDRWIIFGLLLNHQMLGQYTEVNKMWLSALESSWVVALFRDEVLPIHQYIQNTFNEIKGYSKRINEVKDAHITAIQKAALVHRERRKFLRTALKELALIMTDQPGLLGPKAIFIFIGLCLARDEILWLLRHNDNPPANKNKGKSNEDLVDRQLPELLFHMEELRALVRKYSQVMQRYYVQYLSGFDSTDLNIRMQNLQVCPEDESVILSSLFNTSSNLTVKQVEENELFDFRAFRLDWFRLQTYMSVGKAALRIAEHVELARLLDSMVFHTRVVDNLDEILVETSDLSIFCFYNKMFDDQFHMCLEFPAQNRYIIAFPLICSHFQNCTHEMCPEERHHIRERSLSVVNIFLEEMAKEAKNIITTICDEQCTMADALLPKHCAKILSVASTRKKKDKSKKQFDDIRKPGDESYRKTREDLTTMDKLHMALTELCFAINYCPTVNVWEFAFAPREYLCQNLEHRFSRDLVGMVMFNQETMEIAKPSELLASVRAYMNVLQTVENYVHIDITRVFNNCLLQQTQSLDSHGEKTIAALYNTWYSEVLLRRVSAGNIVYSMNQKAFVAIAPEGCVPFNPQEFSDLNELRALSELVGPYGIKSLNETLMWHISNQVQELKGLVGLNKEVLITLRTSFDKPEVMKDQFKRLQHVDNVLQRMTIIGVILCFRNLVHESLVDVLEKRIPFLLSSVKDFQEHLPGGDQIKTASEMASAAGLQCKVDPTLTTTLKSKKPEFDEGEHLIACLLMVFVAVSIPKLARNDNSFYRASMDGHSNNTHCMAVAINNIFGALFTICGQKDIEDRMKEFLALASSSLLRLGQESDKEATRNRESIYLLLDEIVKQSPFLTMDLLESCFPYVLIRNAFHAVYKQEQCI, from the coding sequence atggcTCGACCAATCTATCCAAATCAGCAAAAGATAGCCGAGAAACTAATCATCCTCAATGATCGTGGCACTGGCATCCTCACCCGCATCTACAATATCAAAAAAGCATGCGGCGACACAAAATCCAAGCCCGGTTTTCTCTCTGAAAAATCCCTCGAGTCATCAATTAAATTCATTGTCAAACGATTCCCCAACATCGATGTCAAAGGACTTGGGGCAATCGTCAATATCAAAGCCGAAATCATAAAATCACTCTCTTTATACTATCACACTTTTGTAGACTTGCTCGACTTTAAAGACAATGTCTGCGAACTACTCACGACCATGGATGCTTGCCAAATCCACCTCGACATAACTCTTAACTTTGAATTGACCAAGAATTATTTAGACCTTGTGGTAACGTATGTTTCGCTGATGATTGTGCTGTCGCGCGTCGAAGACCGCAAAGCCGTCTTGGGCTTGTACAATGCGGCACACGAACTACAGCATAATCAGAGCGATCCAGGTTTCCCACGACTTGGTCAAATGATTCTTGATTATGAGGTTCCTTTAAAGAAACTCTCTGAAGAGTTTATACCTCATCAAAGGTTACTTACAAATGCTATTCGTTCGCTGACCATTATTTACCCTTTGCGGAACTCGACTGCCGACAAATGGCGCGAGATGCAGAAACTCAGTCTCGTTGGCAATCCGGCTATTCTACTGAAAGCCGTCCGCACTGACACAATGTCGTGTGAATACATTTCTTTGGAAACAATGGATCGTTGGATCATCTTCGGGTTGTTGCTCAATCATCAAATGTTGGGACAGTATACCGAGGTCAATAAGATGTGGCTGTCCGCATTGGAATCCAGTTGGGTTGTGGCACTCTTCCGCGATGAGGTGCTCCCAATCCACCAATACATCCAAAATACCTTTAATGAAATCAAAGGTTATAGCAAGCGTATTAATGAAGTTAAAGACGCTCATATAACTGCCATTCAGAAGGCAGCACTGGTGCACCGGGAGCGACGCAAGTTTCTGCGAACTGCACTCAAAGAATTGGCTCTAATAATGACCGATCAGCCAGGTCTGCTCGGTCCTAAAGCTATTTTCATATTCATTGGCTTGTGTTTGGCTCGCGATGAAATCTTATGGCTTCTCCGGCATAATGATAATCCACCGGCCAATAAGAATAAAGGCAAAAGCAATGAGGACTTGGTTGATCGCCAACTACCCGAGTTGCTGTTTCATATGGAAGAATTGCGGGCATTAGTCCGCAAGTACAGTCAAGTAATGCAACGTTACTATGTTCAGTATCTTTCAGGATTTGATTCGACCGATTTGAATATCCGAATGCAGAATTTACAAGTTTGTCCAGAAGATGAGAGTGTGATTCTGTCATCGTTGTTTAATACTTCATCAAATTTGACTGTCAAACAAGTTGAAGAAAATGAATTGTTTGATTTTAGAGCTTTCCGGTTGGACTGGTTCCGTTTGCAAACTTATATGAGTGTTGGAAAAGCAGCTTTACGAATCGCCGAGCATGTTGAACTTGCACGTCTCCTCGACTCGATGGTCTTCCATACACGAGTTGTCGATAATTTAGATGAAATACTTGTCGAGACCTCAGACTTGTCGATATTCTGCTTCTACAACAAAATGTTTGATGATCAATTTCACATGTGCTTGGAGTTTCCAGCTCAAAATCGTTACATTATTGCTTTTCCCCTAATTTGCAGTCACTTTCAAAATTGCACCCATGAAATGTGCCCCGAAGAACGTCATCATATACGTGAGCGTTCATTGAGTGTTGTGAATATCTTCCTCGAGGAAATGGCCAAGGAAGCCAAGAATATTATTACAACAATTTGCGACGAGCAATGTACCATGGCTGATGCACTATTGCCAAAGCATTGTGCCAAGATTCTTTCAGTTGCATCGACTCGCAAGAAAAAGGACAAATCCAAGAAGCAATTTGATGATATCCGCAAGCCTGGCGACGAAAGCTATCGCAAGACTCGGGAGGATCTAACGACAATGGATAAATTGCATATGGCACTCACGGAATTGTGTTTTGCTATAAACTACTGTCCAACTGTGAATGTGTGGGAGTTTGCCTTTGCTCCTCGGGAATATCTTTGCCAGAATCTAGAACATCGTTTCTCGCGGGATTTAGTCGGAATGGTCATGTTCAATCAGGAAACAATGGAGATCGCCAAGCCATCTGAATTGCTGGCATCAGTGCGAGCTTATATGAACGTTCTGCAGACGGTCGAGAATTACGTTCACATCGATATCACGAGAGTTTTTAACAACTGCTTGTTGCAACAGACCCAAAGCCTCGACTCGCATGGCGAAAAGACTATCGCTGCGTTGTACAACACCTGGTACAGTGAAGTTTTGTTGCGAAGAGTGAGTGCTGGAAATATTGTCTACTCAATGAATCAAAAGGCGTTTGTGGCTATCGCACCAGAAGGATGCGTTCCATTTAATCCGCAAGAATTTTCTGATTTGAATGAATTACGAGCACTTTCGGAACTGGTTGGACCATATGGCATTAAATCGCTCAATGAAACACTCATGTGGCACATTTCGAATCAAGTGCAGGAACTCAAGGGGCTGGTTGGGTTAAATAAAGAGGTTCTTATAACCCTGCGTACAAGTTTCGATAAGCCGGAAGTAATGAAGGACCAATTCAAAAGACTTCAGCATGTAGACAACGTCTTGCAACGAATGACAATAATCGGAGTGATCCTCTGCTTCAGGAATCTAGTTCACGAGTCTCTGGTTGATGTGTTGGAAAAAAGAATACCATTCTTGTTGAGTTCAGTGAAGGACTTTCAAGAGCATTTGCCCGGTGGTGATCAGATTAAAACCGCATCAGAAATGGCATCGGCAGCAGGGCTCCAATGCAAGGTTGATCCCACTTTGACAACAACTCTCAAGTCAAAGAAGCCCGAATTTGACGAAGGTGAACATCTAATTGCATGTTTGTTGATGGTTTTTGTCGCAGTGTCTATCCCCAAATTGGCTCGCAACGACAACTCTTTCTATCGTGCATCCATGGACGGCCACTCGAATAACACTCATTGTATGGCTGTGGctataaataacatttttggaGCTCTCTTTACAATTTGCGGACAGAAAGACATTGAAGATCGCATGAAGGAATTTTTGGCATTGGCCAGCTCATCGTTACTCCGTTTGGGTCAGGAATCTGATAAGGAAGCCACACGCAACCGAGAATCTATCTACTTGCTACTCGATGAGATTGTCAAGCAGTCACCATTCCTCACAATGGATTTGCTCGAATCTTGCTTCCCGTATGTATTGATTAGGAATGCATTCCATGCTGTCTACAAGCAGGAGCAATGCATTTAA